Proteins co-encoded in one Setaria viridis chromosome 9, Setaria_viridis_v4.0, whole genome shotgun sequence genomic window:
- the LOC117836522 gene encoding uncharacterized protein, with protein MAGRSSSLSMVASHRLFAPVHAVGGADHGVELDEADVIWGGGPASSSPFQTSAAAADPYARSPPVAAPSKPKPRGGGGAAGPASVPVNIPDWSKILGAEYAGSCAGARRWAAHDDLAEDVAGCGSGGRRWVPPHEMLQCRERAAASFSVREGAGRTLKGRDLRRVRNAIWEKTGFQD; from the coding sequence ATGGCCGGGCGGAGCAGCAGCCTCTCCATGGTCGCGTCGCACCGGCTGTTCGCGCCGGTGcacgccgtcggcggcgccgaccaCGGCGTGGAGCTCGACGAGGCCGACGTCATCTGGGGAGGCGGTCCGGCGTCGTCCTCGCCGTTCCAGAcctccgctgcggcggcggacccgtacgcgcggtcgccgccggtggccgcgcCGTCCAAGCCCAAGccgcgcggcgggggcggcgcggcgggccctGCGTCGGTGCCGGTCAACATCCCAGACTGGTCCAAGATCCTCGGGGCCGAGTACGCCGGGAGCTGCGCGGGCGCGCGCAGGTGGGCGGCGCACGACGACCTCGCCGAGGACGTGGCGGGCTGCGGCAGCGGGGGCCGGCGCTGGGTGCCGCCCCACGAGATGCTGCAGTGCCGGGAGCGCGCCGCGGCGTCCTTCTCCGTGCGCGAGGGCGCCGGGCGCACGCTCAAGGGCCGCGACCTCCGCCGCGTCCGCAACGCCATCTGGGAGAAGACTGGCTTCCAGGACTGA